atcatcacttaAAGGACATTTTAATACTTTCTTTCTCAGCTAGGTGGTGGTACAAAGATGTTTACTGTATTATTCTCTGTACCTTTATACATTTATACCTTTAtatgtcttaaatatttcataagaaatgttttaaaatccatGACATTATTCTTATTTCTCTTATCAATGCAGGTGAATAAACATGTTACCTTGGAGTAGCTCTGGGTCTTCAGACCTGCATTTGGGAACTGGTTTGCTAGAGGCTCATGGCTCCTGTcaggctttccttctctctttcacgGTGTAGCTGTAAATGTAATGATGCTGGAATGGAGGTTCAGATAGGAGCTTAGAGGTCCCCTTTCATCTTTTTAGCCAGGGATAGTGTGTGGCTAGTGCGAATGTTCTTATTGCCCCGAAGAGGATCTTGGGAAACACTATGCTCTAATGTTTCCCAAATTTGCCTGAATATAAGAATCTCCTGGTGCTTGTTAAAAAATCAAGATTTCTGGGCCTCACTCACCTGCTATTCAGAATCTCCAGGCAGGGGTTTGGGAAcctgtatatttttttattctcccTAGTTGAGTCATATTAGGTGAGTTTGGGAAACAATGTTCTAACAGAATATACTTGAGAGGGTCCCTGAGGTAAAGCTTgacattcatttcattttgttctcttttctaattttttagctTCCTTACAGAAACCTGAAATGGAGACAGAGCTCAAGGGGTCTTTCACTGGGCTGAGGAAGGCTCTCTTTCAGCTGAATGTGAAGGATGCCTCCTTGCTATCCACGGTAGATTGATTTCTTGGTTCTGTAGGAAATTAAGTAAAGTAGTGTATATGggaaacatttgatttttttttttttcagatcataGTCCTTCCTACAAACCTTGGCAGAAGGACAATGTGCTGTAGGGAGATtgcttattcttctttcttttacccTGTTTTTGGCAGGACCGTTGTTAGTACCATTGTCTCCTGAGGGTGTGCAGATATATGGCAATATGATCTATCAgccttataaacatttttaatggccCACAGCATGACATATACATCATGAGAAGTTATTTTATATTGCTTTAACGACTTGTCCTCCAGCTTTAGATTTCACTTGCTAAAGTGCTTTTGACTGCCCATTTAAAGAGGTAtctctaaacatttttaaaattatttatttatttatttttgactgtgccaggtcttagttgcggcacacaggatcttcgtcgtggcatgcagacttctttaGTTGCaaaatgcagactcttagttgcagtatctagttccctgaccagggatggaacccaggccccctgcattgggaatgtggagtcttacccactgggccaccagggaagtcccttaacattttttatttgcaaaaaaattCCAACTTTATTGGAGAGGAGTACATGTTGGGGTGGTAATTatactgaaaatgttttctttttaagctggCTCATAAGTTCACGGGTGTTCattatgatattttatatatcatatttttaaaataattcataatacatttaaaatatgctttttaaaaattcatacttcagagaattccctggcggtccagtggttaggagttgggctttcactgttgtgggcctggtcaatccctggtcggggaactaagatcccgcaagccacacagcacagccccccaaaataaaataaaataaaattcgtACTTCAGATGCTAGAGGACTATGTTCAAAtagtttccttattttaaagtttaaatagtTAATAAGCATTTAAAGTAGGTGAGCTGAAAAGGGATTGGTGTGTCCCTTTGAGTTGCTCTAAATAGTAGCCCCAGCACCATTATAATGAGCCCCACATACTCTCCAAATGAAACCAAGCCCATCTTTGTATTCCTAGGCTCAGGCTCTTCTCCATTGGCATGATGCTCATCAGTTCTGCAGCAGAAGTGGACAGCCCACCAAGAAGAATGTGGCTGGCAGCAAGCGTGTGTGCCCTTCCAATAAGATCATCTATTATCCACAGGTAATTATCGCTTTAAAAGGTCAGTAATCCAAGAAGGCTGTGCACTACTTTGTCTGGTGGATGGAAGCCTGTACAGCTAAAAGGCTTTCCTTAGTTACCCATTACTTTGTTTCATTAACAGGCCCCAAAGCCCTAGTGCCCAAGTTTCCATCCCCTTTTCCTAGATGACTCCTGTGGTGATCACTCTGGTGTCAGATGGGACTCAATGACTGCTTGCCCGCCAGAGTTCCTTTCCCAAGGGAATGTATTCTGCCTTGGCAGGTTTTTGTGATAACAGGTAAGGAATTTCGGGCATATACAGATAACATTGAAAGACATGAAATCTTATAGTATGAAATAGTATGTATTTCTTATTCTTGTTGCCATAGTGTCTCAAGCACATTCTTCCCTATTATATCAAGAAAACTACTTTGTGGCATCAATTCTCCAATATTTTATAGGCAAATTTTCAAACATAAGCATAGCTGGAAGATTTATACAGTAAACACCCATGTACTCACCACCTAAATTCCATAATTACTATGTTTACTTTATCACATATCTGTCTATGCATTCCTCTATCCACCCATtaatccatcttattttttgatGCATAGATTGCAGACATTAGTGCACTTCCTCCTAAATATTTCAACAtgcatattaatattatattaactagaatttaatatttatttacaggtttgtttggtttttttgtcaGTCTATTGGGGTAAAATTTGCAAATGGTGAAATGTGGCATTTGAACTTTATTAAAAACCTGAGGGCAGCAGTAGCCTCTCCGACTCTTATTTTGTGTAACTAACCTAGTAGGTTCAAGTATTGTGGTTCAATACCCAACTTCAGACTTGATTCCTAGTGTAGAGACTCAGAGATTTAGGGCTCCCCCAAGAGTATTTCATTGACTTGGGAGCCAGTTTTGCGTTCCTTTCGCCAACGGGCTTCTGTATCACCCTTCCTGCTGCAGGGCTGTCCTGAATTAATCTGTGTGCTTATAGGTGAAAGTCTGGAAGAAGCTATCTGGCGAGAAGCTGCAGGAGAGGTGGGATTGGAGGTGGAAAGACTGCAATACTCTGCATCTCAGCACTGGCCCTTTCCTAATGGTGCACTCATGATTGCTTGTCATGCAACTGTGAAACCAGGGCAGACAGAGGTGAGTTCTGATGCTTCCCTTATGATATATCCTTTGCCTCATCCAAGCTGGTCCATAGGTACTTACTAAGCACCTGTCTAGTCCAGCATTGTTTAGATTATACAAAGACATGTAATATATGATTTATACCTTTAAGGAATTTGCAATCTTATAAACAACTAATCACCATAAAAATTGGGAGTGCCAACACAATCACCATTCTTCCTTGTATATATCTCAATCATGAAACAATTTATCTTTCATCATCAGGAAATTAACAGTCTTGCATAGAATAGGcacacaataaatatataaaatttaatgacTGATTTCAGAATTGGTATTATTGCTCCAGTCAGGATGTTGGGGACTAATAATATAAAATCATAGGAACTTCTGATTGAAAGGGACTTAGATGTTGTCTTATCCCACCTCACCTTGCTCTAACATCCCTGACAGATGGTGTTGTGGTCCCTATGTGCCAAAGTCTATTTTGTGCTTTGGTTTCTATACAATGAATAATATCTAATCTGTCTCAGCTCCCTGTGGATGCAGTTTGCATTTTTGCTTCTTGCAAGGCAGATACTATGCTTTTGACTATCATTAATTAACACATCCTTTGAAGAAGAGTAACatgtatatgttcttttttttagttatatAATTTTACCTCTCAAtgttaaccacttttttttttttttttttttttggccacgccgcatggcttgcagaatcttagttccccaaccagggattgaacctgggccacagtagtgaaagtgccgagtcctaaccactggaccgcccggGAATTCCCAAACCACTCAATATTTTACTATTTGAGCTTccaggatttaaaaaattttttttaatatttaaaatatatacttaactCTCATCTCTTAATTATGGTACTTTTGCTTCTGGACCCTATCTAGAACTGATTATCTCCCAGACTATAGATCCCAGATATTACCTTCTAAGATTGCTCAGTTCTGGAACCATTTTCTCATCTTTGGCCGTCGTATTCTAAGTTTTGTATCTCCTAACCTTATAGCCTGTTTTTCCTTATGTCTTTCAGATCCAGGTGAACTTGAGAGAACTAGAAGCAGCTGCCTGGTTCAGTCATGATGAGGTGGCCACAGCCCTGAGGAAAGACAACCCATATTATCAGCAACAGAATGGGGCTTTCCCATTCTGGTTGCCCCCCCCTGCCCAAGTTAGCCTTTACCCACCAACTGATAAAAGGAGTGGGTGGAAAAACCGACCTGTTCTATCCTGCCTGCTTAGCTCAGATCAGGCCACCTAATTAGATAAATCCCTCCTATCTCAGAGGGGCACATCAGAGATCAACTGATGAAGAGGTGGTGACGAAAGGTCATCTCCAGGCCAACATCATAAGAAGGCAGAGCAGATGGTGAGCCCCCAGCAAGGCACATCTGCCAGCAGTGTTAATAAAAGAAGTTCCTAATCACAGGCAATCAAAAATGCCAAAACTGATGAGATGACAATTGTCAAAATCAGAGGGAAAGTTGAAGCATTAGTTTGGATATGGGCCCTTGCTCATTCATTTTCTCCTGTGCTTTGGAAGCAAACATCTTTTGGCATGTGGCTTGTCAATGCTGGGTTTATACTAACTGCCAAAATGTGCCTGGTATAATTTTGGttacaacttttattttaatattgaaaatatatagcAGATCTCAACCCTCTACTGAGTTCCTTTTTATCctcatacaatttaaaaaaatagcacatattttttaaacaaatttatttacttatttatttgtggctgtgttgggtcttcgttgctgtgcgcgagttttctctagttgcggcgagtgggggctgctctttgttgtggtgtgcgggcttctcattgcggtggcttctcttgttgtggagcacgggctctaggcgtgcgggctcggtagttgtggcttgcgggttctagagcgcagtctcagtagttgtggtgcacgggcttaattgctccgcagcatgtgggatcttcctggaccagggctcgaacccatgtcccctgcactggcaggcggattctaaaccactgtgccaccagggaagcccagcacaacATTTTTGAATTTGTGTAGAGGTAATTATTTTGTACATTGTAGTTAAATAAAAGTCATATTCCTTTAAGTCCTTCATCCCAGGAAAGTGGAAGTTAAGGTCTTCCTCAAGGTACTCTCTAGTAAATCAGAGGCAGTGATGTTCTATTGAGGTAACTGCATGCCAGTGGGGCTCAAGAGCGTAAGTCTTTTTTGCTGTTACTTGCTCAGTTTGTGACCCAGGGAAAAGATTATCACTTGCCATGCCTGTTTTCCTAAAGGTAAAATGGTTGCTGCCTTTTGCACACCCAGTAAGTGTAACTTCAATGAAGCGATCAGTGAAGATGAACCATTTCTTGAGTTTTATGGGATAAACTAAATTTAGGATTTCTTATCATTCATATATACCATTCTAAACCTTGTCATAGGGAAGAAGCACTTATCTGGAGGAAATGGAATAAATTTCTGTACCTTTGTTCagatgtatatttctgtcttaTGAAGTGAGAAAATTGTAGAAAGTGAGAATTGGGGGTGGGAGTAATCTATTAGTGTGACAAACATTTAAGTCCAGATTCCAAGTCTGTGGAATGACTAAAGCAATATTCAGAAGAAATCCTGTTAGAGGTCTGTTTGAAAAGAGGAATGGCTGGGGAAAGTCTTATCTTCAGGTACTTTTAGGCAACTAACTAGTGATTAAAGACACAAGTGCCAAAGACCCTAAGATTATTCACACATCCAAGTCCCACAGGACTAAGTAAAAGAGATTCTAGAACTAGAAAGATTGAAGTGGCTGAATTTCCTTTTGATCCCAAAAGGTTGTTACTCTCACCATTGCCAGCAAAACATCATTGCTTTGGGGAAATCAAACTGCCTTCATCAGGAAATATTGAGGGATAATATGTGATGGGACTTGATTGTCCTGTTAGATTGGCAGCTTGCCCTGACCTGGGCTGAACCTAGCATGTAGAAGGGAAAAGCACTCTCGAAAGAGAGATCCTGAGATTTCTTCATATCTTGCAGTTAGAAGAAAACAGTTCAGGGTCCATGTGTATTACCATCTCCCaatgttttctatctctttgtggGTGTGTTTGTGAGCACATGTGTACACAGTATTTTCAGACTGGGGAATCTGAAAATACTGATAGAAAGGGGAGTGTGCAGGACTCCTGGTTGTGAGTTTCTCAAACTTACCATGGAGTGTTTACTTTTGGATTAATGTGTTgtgctggaaaagaaaaaatgagaatggCTAATAGGAGGAGCTGCAACATTGAACTTTGTTTCCCAGCAGTGAGTGGGAAGAGGGCTTTGCTTCTTAGAACTCCAAGGATAACTGAAAGCAGAGGCCAAAGAGGGCAGGGTTGGGGTACTGAAAAATGgcagataaataaaagaaactggtGCAGGGCTCACCTGGCTGGAGAATATTTATGTGGCAATGAATCATGAAGGTGCTAAGGATAAAAAGAACCCAATGGGTCCATGAAGAAGAATAGCAAAAACAGGTAAAACGCTAAAATTATTGGACACCTGAGGGAGATAGATTCAAGGTCATTGGTAACTGGAATAAAAAGGCAACTCATTCATTCCTCATGTTTGCCTATCTACCTTCCTTCCTCTACCCAATATTTAATTCTCGATAAACTTAATGTTCTAAACATGGAGTGTACATCTTATCTCAAGGGCTTGATTCTCTCTCTTCTGCTGATTTCAAAACCTTGTGTGCATCCCAGAGTTGAGATCATAAAGACTTGTGCAGAGAGGGCAACATTTGGGGCTCACAGAGGAGAAGTTAATCTGTGaacttaaaatgaagaaaacatttttactaAATGTGTAATCAAAACTAGAAATGAGCATAGACAGACTCAAtatttatttaagaagaaaaaacagaggctaGGTTTGCTGGCTAATCTTTTGTTGGCTTACTTATGGGTCCGTGATCAGCACTGTCAGGCAGCTGCACACCCATGCTTTGTAAAAGGTTGGAAGCAGGTCCTGCCAGTCCAGCTTGGGAACTATAGGATTCCAGTATGTTTGAAACCAGGTTCAGGTCTATATCCACTGGTGTCATAACAGATCCTCCTGCACCAGAATCTTCCTCCTCTGAATTGTTACTGGCAGTC
This window of the Orcinus orca chromosome 14, mOrcOrc1.1, whole genome shotgun sequence genome carries:
- the NUDT13 gene encoding NAD(P)H pyrophosphatase NUDT13, mitochondrial, giving the protein MMMHVKKAQQTGAFYRFHNLAPLVQKSEHRYLAPQLYLLQLERLLGKFGQDMQTTEYSVLTGCSEQQEALFALDLGLNSSSSINASLQKPEMETELKGSFTGLRKALFQLNVKDASLLSTAQALLHWHDAHQFCSRSGQPTKKNVAGSKRVCPSNKIIYYPQVKVWKKLSGEKLQERWDWRWKDCNTLHLSTGPFLMVHS